Within the Kwoniella dejecticola CBS 10117 chromosome 5, complete sequence genome, the region GCGTGCCTAGATTGCTATAAAGCTGATTATCGATTATCACTTGAAGATATGCGAACATATGGTCTTTGCAGCTTACCCGCCTTCTCGAGGAGGTACATTACAGCGCTACTACAAGCTGTATGTATCTAGCTCTCCCAATAACAAAATAGCCATAAGACCCGAATCGAATTCTTACAAGTTTCCGTGCCCTCTTTTTTCATCATTAGTCCGTCTCATGCTAATCGTATTCGTGTGCTTTCTTCTAGCCCCGCGGATCTGGTGTACAAACTGCCCGAATCGGTCGGACTGGAATACGGCGCCATGATGGAACCCCTCTCCGTCGCCGTGCACGCCATAGCTAACAAAGGTCAACTGAGGACCGGACAAAATGTGATCATTTTCGGTGCTGGGCCCGTGGGATTACTAGCTATGGGCGTAGCCAAGGGTCTGGGGGCAAATAGGATCGTAGCTGTTGATATCAACCAAGAGAGGTTACAATTTGCCAAGGACTATGCAGCGACCGATGTTTATATTCCAGTGCGTAGGCTTCCCCATTCCCAgacccattctcatcctcattcctcaACCCATTCCTCACTCGATTTCGCACATTCCACCACATATCATCAGTCAAGACCAACATTACGCTGGCCATATGGCTGATTTGGGTGATACATATACAGACCAAGCAGAATGAAGGGGAACCAAGACCGCAATACTCGCTACGAGCGGCACAGGATCTGCTTCTCACCCTCGGTATCCCGGCTAGGGGTCCAGGCTCAATTGATCTGGTGATGGATGCGACGGGGGCGGAGGTCTGTATTCAGATGGGATTAAACGCTGTCAGACCTGGGTGAGTGGATATGAGGATAAGATTCACTACATGCGCATGTTGTGTCGCCCCGCAAATCCGGGGCTGATAAAGGGCGATTGAATCAATAGGGGCACCCACGTCCAGACTGGTTTTGGACCGCCCGACATCCAGATCCCGTTCTTCAGAGTCACGACTGAGGAAATAACTATCAAAGGTGGTTGGAGGTGGGTGTCCTCTTCTTACACTGTGATGATAACGCTGATTGATGGGTTGCGTGCAATGTCAGGTACGGGAATGGTGATTAGTGAGTTCTCCCATTCTTTACAAAAATCCTGACCCTCCATGGCGAGAATTTGTATATGATTAGCGCTTGAATGGCCTAGCTGATGTAGGGATCCAGCCCACTAGCCATCGATCTGGTGAATAGAGGTTTGGTCAATCTTGAGCCCCTCTTAACGCACACATTCAAGTTCAAAGATGCTTTGGAAGCGTTCGAAATTACCAAAGCTGGCAAAGATAAGAATGGGAAATTTGTTATTAAATGCGTTATTGATGGACCAGAATGAGTGCCCGGTCAAATGGAGTCGAGCAAGATGGGACGGAGGTGATGGGTGCTGTCTACGGGACATTGTAGAGCTGGGTTGAGTTGACGTTTAGATATAGTTGTCAAGGTATTGTAAGGTGTTGTATGTAGCATGGACGAGGGAGGTGTCGTTTCACTATGAACCATGTAAACTTTGATGCGAGGCCAAGGCAGGTACTGCTGTGCGAGGGAATGACGACAAGGTGCATTGAGTATATTTGGTCATAGATGAGGTTGTAGGGTGTGACGTGTGATGATCGCCTCATTGTTTCTTTTGTAATCTCTTAATCTCCTCCAACCCCTGTTCTCTGCTCCGCCCATGAgtcctcttcccttcctgaCGATCCTGTACACCCAGATAAGTAGGTAAGATACTCTCGACGCTCGTCAGGCCCGCTTGGCCAGGCGCCGAAGAGGGCAATGAGGACGGGAAAGATTTGAGGAGGTCCTGAAAATTAAGGGAGAATAGCGGTGGATGAGGGGAGACTATATTGTCCGAACGTAGTTGTTCGACCTGAATCACCGATCCCGCAGTATCAGCTATGGTCAGGACCAATGATCTCCTATTTGACCTAGACTTGGTCTTGACTAGACATGTAGCAAGTCGAATTGGGTGCAAGTTGAATTATGTTGTACCAAGATAGACAGTAGGTGAAAGACGGAAGAATGATCACGGAAGACAGGAgacagaagaaagaggacaGAAGACAGAGGATAAAAGACAGAAGACAGACCCACCTGATCACGAGTAACAGTAAACAAATTTTCCGGTAATTTCTCCAAGAAGAAACCCTGGATCTTGCCGATCCAGAACGGTAAGCTCAAGATGGCTCGACGGCCTTCGTATCCCGAGTATCGAAGGACGAGCTGCATGATTTGTCGGTATGTGTAGACTGCGAAATCATATAAGTGgtaatgatcagctcatctcgtctcatcgCATTCCCGATAGATAGCTGGAATATCAGAATCTCGAAGGGGTCTAATGCTAATCATGAGGAAAGACAACACACCATCCGGTCCACCAGCTTCGATGATCCTCCCTCCGACTTGCTTGATCACTTCAGGCTCGTCTCGACAGCATATCTCCACTGCGCGAGCTATGTCTCCTGCATATACTGGTCTGAAACAAACATGAGCTTAGCTTGTACTGTTCACAAACACGAAATAGAGTAAAGATGGGATGCAGAACACCTCACTGGAACCTCGATACGCCACCCCCGAACACAGGCAAGAAAGGTAACCACTTGGCCAGGCTCGCGAATCGCTGAACCCAAGTAGAGTCATATCAGCGTTCTCTTTCGTAATTGTTGTTCATTTTTGCCGCACTCGGGCTGGCACGAGATTGTCGTGGACATTggactcacgttgaagaaggagtcTCCAGGTCCAAAGACTATAGAAGGTCGAATTATAGTTGCAGAAGGGTGATTCTCCAAAATGGCTTTTTCACCCAAGGCTTTGGTTCGCCAACTGGAAAAGCAGATCGAACCACCAAGTATCAGCATGAGTTGCAATCGATATCTATACCGCCTATTGAGTGCGCccagcagaagaaggcacAAGGAGCACTCAAAAGCACAATGGATGTAGAGCGATGTAGTGGATGACAACGAGGAccaagacgaggacgaggacaacTCACTAAGCAGTCACTCCACCCTCATCCGCTCCAATCGCACTAATACCCACGAACCTCTTGACTCCCACCTGCTTAGCTATCTCCGATACGTTGGCTGTACCTTTCCATTGAACAgcattcatcttcgcttctgaCCCCACCAAGATCCCTACCATCGACACGACCGCCGAGGCATCTTTGAAAGCTTCTTTCAGATTATcggaatcgcttgatgagGAGAGGGTTATATCTGCCGATTCCGGAGGAAGGATCTGTGAGCCCAGATGAGATAGTTGAGAGTGGACTACGGGATATTGAATACCAGCTCAGCAGGCTGCGCTGTTCATCTAATGCCCCACGTCAGACTGCAGGATGTAAAATTGGCAGGGGACTGACGCTTTTGGGGATTTCGAGAGACTAGGAGAACTCGATTTCGAGGGTCCGCAATGAGCGCTTTGGCGATATACGATCCTGTaacgatcatgatcattgaTTGAGCTGAGCCGAGAGGAAGTAGCTGAGATGAGTGAGCAACTGATTGACTTACCAAGAAATCCAGCTCCTACGAGGACGATCTTCCGGGGTGATTTATCAGTGGGCGGAATACTAACGGTCGACGCTAAACGTCGGGtgatcatgctgatggaAACGAGTGCTGGACGTTTCAAAGGTGAGAATAATTGCTGTGGTCTTCTCTACTCGCTtttgtcttcttcctttccttgaGGTTACTACAGCCAAAATTTGTCCAGAGAAGGAGTGCACGAAAtgacagctcacctcgatggaTATCTACATTTCTCGGGAATAATTTGTGGATTGAACCGGTTGTgcctgatcgatcatccatcGTATTGAGAATGATGTCGTCACTTTCACTTCGTTTATGATCGAACCGGACCCTCAAAGCTGCATACTATCATATATTTGCCTTCTGGTTTGTCGGGGGTCCTAAATCATTCAGCGCAGCTCGCTTTGTCAAATTATCGAGGTTTCGTGTCTGCAACGGGAGGGAGTCGGGTCAGCAGAgcaagggagaaaagggTGAAAGAATACAAGTGTGTGCCCAAATGTGGCGGGTTCGTAACCCAAAGGACGTGCTGAAACGCGCGCGCCGATCAGAAGTGGCACTTACGGCGTATCCTCCGAAAATCCTTCTCGAGCTTTTCCCTCGTCTTCTACCGCTCCAAatttgacgatttcgatgcCAAAATAatcctcttgatcaggaGAATGCATCGAGCGCAAAAAGATCGACGTTGACATGATTCGAACATGCGAGCCAGAAGGCACGGGTTGAAGAGGTTTGAAAATTCTAGACCCGCCGAATAACCACTATCGCACAACGCCATTTGACAAAAACACTAAAAGTGCTGTCAACTATCTAATGTGTTTCATCTATTTTGTGTATATCTTGTGAAGCTAGGCCGAGCTATCATCGTGCGCGGAGTTCAGATCTGCGCGATGATACCTGGTCTGACCGCATTGTGACACCTCTGCACGAGGAGTCTTTGAGCATGACCGGTAGCATAATTGTCGATATTGTGGCGTCCGATTTTGCCTCGGGTTGCCACTCTGAAATTGTCATACGACGAGTCGATGAACGACGCGGACTGTGCGTCGTTGTATACTTGGAAGGGGTCCTTTGAATCTGCTATTGCTTCTTTGCTTCTCTCCATCATTCGTTAGCTCGTTTTCTCttgttcttttctctttccttctttacAATGACATTTGTCGATAAATGATCAACGCCTTACAAGGTACATTATTCGCCTCCTCTCTAAGAAGCAGCTGTGGCAGTAAGCTCACTTTTGCAAAATTTGTAGTGACGTTTCCTCCCCATCATGACGACTTCCAGTGATCCCGCGAACACCGTAGACGGTCTGATCTTCGCATCACCACAAGGTCAAACCCTCCCGACCGAACTCGTCCTTCATGTCTTCGACATACTTGAAGCTCGACACGCATGTGGATCACTCGCTGCCATTCAGACTTGCTCGACGGCTATGTACCGAGGGGTCAGCCCTTTCCTCTATCGACACTTGTACCTGCTGCCGACAAGCTTCGAGCGACTTTTCCGTCATTTAGATCTCACACTGCATTCTCAGTCAGCGATGCCCGAGGATGAAGCGCAAGAACTGCTTCTCCCACCTGTCGACATCAATGATCACAAGGTGGAATGGATGGAGCTACCCAAGCTACTTCGATTCAGGTCTCTCTTCACTTTGGTCCGACAAATCACTCTGACATTCGACATGACTCGATCCGATCTCACTCCGGCAGTCAGGAAGGTCACGGGCGCTCTCGTAAGGTATTACCAAACGAGGCTCGAAATGGAAGGTCAGATACTCTTTCCAGACGTCAAGCGGATTCAGTTTTTAGGGTCGAGAAGTAACATACTCAAGCTCGGAACACTAGCGACCACTCTTGTTCTGGGATCCTGCGCTCGTCACCTGTGCTTCAAGTCGGTACTGCTGGACGAATCGTTCACCGAGCTGTTACAATGCATGAAAGAGAGTCCGGACACCATCATTTTCCACCAAGCTAAGCCAGTCGCTGTCCTAAAACTTGCCGGACGGTACACGATTCGAGCATCTTTCGAGCATCCAGCTGGCCCAGAGTATGACGGATTCTCAACTATACAAGGAGTGTCCAACTACATCGAACATATCACGACCAAAGGCGCTCCGGACATCAGTCCTCATGGTGATGGGACCACGACAAAGAAGCAATGCAGGATCGTGGCTCGTCGCGCTAAATTCACTGGCAATGATGGTCACAATGAAGGTTGCCTCGATGAAGAAATGCTTCAAACAGTTCGTGATACACTTGACCCGTGCTTGTACAGATTTCTCACTGGCGGGCCACCACCGCAGGACGCGTCAAGGAATCGTGAAGCGGCTAGCATCACGGACGGCATCACCATGATCACGAATGATGAGGCGGTGCATGAGCCTCCGTGTGAGATCTGCGGGGGTAAGTTTATTTGAACAGTCTTGCTGGACAGCCGAATCGTGCTGACGTGGTCCGAACTACAGAGCGCCTCTAAAGCTATGAGCAACAGTAGTAAAGTACGATACGAAACATATTCAACCGAGAAATTCCACCATGGGCGCAAGCTCAGTGTGGCAGAAGGTATGAGCCCTGTATAGCACCATTGAAAACCAATTTCTCATAATAATGTACGTagagcatcatcatgaaTCCAATCCATGCCGAAACAGCCCTGAGAGACGAGTTCTCAGCAGATGACATCTGCTTGAACTTTTCGCCTCAGATTCCTGCACCGATAGAGATCCCGTTCTTGAGCATGGAATGCAGGCAGTCGAGGCATATAACAGCTACTCATCCCTCCCGTGTCATGATTGTATACGCGTGTGACTAAATCCTACGACCGAGATGAGGGCAATGTGTGCCAGTCGCTTCTCATATCGTCATGCACCGCTGGAAGCACACACCCACGCACACACATGTAAGCATGGGACTTTCCATTCTCCCTGAACACCTCTATGTCTCCGTTGTCCCAACAGATTCCCCTCGTCCATCATATACATGTCGTGAGGTGCTCAAGCTCCAAGAACAGGTCGACTGCCCATCAGAAGGTACTGAAAGCGTCACTTGCAAGATGGAAATTGTCGGAAACGTCAATCTCGAATTCTCCTCGCCTGGCGGCCAGATACTCCCACCTGAGCTCATCCTTCACGTTTTTGCCGTATTGGAAGCTCAAGCCGACTACCACACACTTCTCAGCTTACAGcgatgttcttcttccacttacACCGTTTTGACTCCTCGCCTGTATCGACACCTTCCCTTGATTCCGACAATCCTTCAGCGATTGTTCCAGCCTTTCGCCTTACATAATAACCGACTGTTCCGGGTGACCGAGAATATCAGCAAAGTGATCATCTCGCAAGACCCCGTCGACCCGCTCGATATGAAGTCCCAAGCCCTATTCAAGTCGCACCAAATCACCCACCTCAGATCACTTCTCACATTGGTAAAGCACCTCACATTGACATGCGAGGACAATGGACCAATCGCAACTGGGCTGATCGAATATTCTCGTCTCAAAATACCTATCAGCAAAGTGATTCTCTTCCCCAACGTTCAGACGATCCGCTTCACCGGTACTGGAgattccaattcctcttggtCACCTGGACTGGTGACTCGCTTCTTAGCGATGGAGTCTAGACCGCACACTCTCTGTTTCGCACGCATCGATGCGCGTGCCCCTCTCGGAACGTATATCAGGATGTTCGACGTCGCCCTGCAGAAGGTCATCATACATGGATGTCGACAGAACACTCTCCCCAAATTCGGCAGGATCAGCCTCAGGATGTCTTACGCTAGAGAAGATCCAAAAATTTTTGATTTCCAACAGTACCATTACGCGAATGAGGATTATGGTCTGATAGCGGAAGATAGGGTGTCGGCGATATCAGACTCGATCGAGAGTAATTGGGAGTACAACCGTACGGGCTTAGCTAGGCCTTGGAGGATATTCACGGGTGATGGAATTAACGTAGAGAACGAGAAAACGGTAATAGCTTTAGTGAAaacgttgaagaagaaggtaggaTATGGTACGACCGTTGAAGATAGAGAGGATAGCGTGGTGTCAGCTTTCTTCCGatctttgagctggacgacggatgaagaggcatCGAAAGAGCCTCCCTGTGAGATATGTGGAGGTGATCTGACCTTCTGTCAGTACTGTGGAACAACAAGGGATCGCTCATGACTTCGATTCCTTACCATAGATCGTGTCTGAAACACCATGTGGTGCCAACACAGGCTGATTCCCATGATAGCTGGAacagaggaggaggcagcAGCGAGGCAAACAGCAAGCCGAGCCAAAGCGGGTCAGAGCTTGAGATTCTTCTGTCAACATGCGTTGCATCGGTCCTGAACTGTCCATACTGAGCGACGTTACTGTTGTGTTAAGGGAATCTATGGTGTAAAAAGGGGAATTCACTCGTACACTTTCTCTGATATAGACATCTATCAGCTCATCCAATCCCTTCGACCGAAAAAGTGTATGATGCCAAACCTACCTCCGCAGACGGTGCAAGGTGAttcctcagcctcttctcctttcgagGTATACGAAATTAGCCCCACAAATGCCATGGCGCAGTCTCCAAGTGACCTTTTTCCCGGTTTGCTGCGGAGTCCTCCTTCTATGTCGTCCTCATTTTCGTTGGCCGATCCTCGTGAATCTGCATAAGCGTCAAGGGTTTCCTGCACCCAATCGTCTTCCGGCAATTCCGCAGCGAAGGAGGGTACAGCCTCAATAATTCCTTCTATGGTTTCGCTCGAGTCTACCGTATGCCCATCTCCACCAATCATCCTCCACGGTTTGCATGCGCCCTTTTGATGGTCGTTCAGACCTTGACTTGCTTTTATCAACGCCCAAGCACCCATTTCCTCGGCCGAACCGATGATACCGCGACTGAATGATAATCTGACTGTGTAATTACCCACAGAAGGTATCGCTTCTTTAGGTACGCCGTGCAATGTGATACTTTCCAGCTGATTTCGGGGGAAAAATTTTATCATTTTGGCGACGGAGTGGTCGGGATGTAACCACTTTACACAGAGATGTTTCGGTCGACAGCTTCTCCCAAGCACGCTAACCATCCACCATAAAGCGATCGGTCTGTTCACACACCCCACCACACATATCGAATGAACGTTACGAAGTATTTGCAAATTTGTCAGGAAGTCTGCAACTTTTTGAgaagtgaagatgaattcTCGGCGATTCGACTCTCTTTCGGGTAGTAAGGTGACCTTCTCGATAAGTGTGAAGAGTAATCGAGCGCGAAGTACAGGACTGACTTTGAGTGGTGATTCGCAAGTGCGATAATCGGGGACAGTAGCTACGTATTCTGGAGATTGATAATTGCCAGGAAGCTCGAGACTACCGGTATAGTACTGCTGTGCATTCCGAGGGCTTGTTGTGCTGTCGTGGACGTCGAAGAACGGCCGGAAAAGCTTGGTCGCGGTGGACGCATCGAGACGAACATGTCGATAGAGGTAAGGGGAAGACAGATGGTACAGCGTCGATGAACATTGTTGGAGCGAGCATAAAGCTTCCTTGGCGCCCTGTCCCTCCAAGAT harbors:
- a CDS encoding chlorophyll synthesis pathway protein BchC, encoding MSAQAVLPAGKPHPAEFKPRDNPAFILYDKLKTGYEEQPIPELGPDEVLIEIKKTGICGSDVHFYNTGAMGLVKLQEPMCLGHESSGIIVQLGSNSVVGKGTIQLGDKVALEPGVTCRMCTDCRGGCYQICEHMVFAAYPPSRGGTLQRYYKLPADLVYKLPESVGLEYGAMMEPLSVAVHAIANKGQLRTGQNVIIFGAGPVGLLAMGVAKGLGANRIVAVDINQERLQFAKDYAATDVYIPTKQNEGEPRPQYSLRAAQDLLLTLGIPARGPGSIDLVMDATGAEVCIQMGLNAVRPGGTHVQTGFGPPDIQIPFFRVTTEEITIKGGWRYGNGDYPLAIDLVNRGLVNLEPLLTHTFKFKDALEAFEITKAGKDKNGKFVIKCVIDGPE